One genomic region from Streptomyces sp. NBC_00582 encodes:
- a CDS encoding sodium:solute symporter family protein, with the protein MNGLDWAVLIGYFGVMIAIGVWSHKRVDDVSDFFTAGGKMPWWLSGISHHMSGYSAVMFTGYAGIAYTYGVTSFVTWSFPIALGIAIGSKLFAPRINRLRSRLRVASPLEYLKNRYDLKTQQALAWSGMLLKIVDVGAKWAAIATLLSVFTGITLNQGILITGAITAVYCTIGGLWADALTELGQFVIQLLAGVAMFVAVVLKLNDKGIGFFGAWDEPALQGHGKPLVGPYGTVFLLAFLFIKLFEYNGGMLNQAQRYMATANAREAERSARLSAVLWLVWPVVLFFPMWMSPLLVTAQKPDGSDSYGLMTEQLLPHGLLGLVVVGFFSHTMAMCSSDANAIAAVFTRDCAPVVWRRARTWSQGQGLRVARITTVVFLGLSMAAATQVNSPTFKDIITVVIKWVAGLMGPMAIPMMLGLLRPFRRSGPTAALASWSMGLLAFYLVNYPIDERVDGGVPLQYQVSIPLAVSLVLYILVGFIKPEDTPERLALIEKINTDGDSSGAAAAVPGPRDAVPAPAKD; encoded by the coding sequence ATGAACGGTCTCGACTGGGCCGTGCTCATCGGCTATTTCGGCGTGATGATCGCCATCGGCGTCTGGTCGCACAAACGCGTCGACGACGTCAGCGACTTCTTCACCGCGGGCGGCAAGATGCCCTGGTGGCTGTCCGGGATCTCGCACCACATGTCGGGCTACAGCGCGGTGATGTTCACCGGGTACGCGGGCATCGCCTACACCTACGGCGTCACCTCCTTCGTCACCTGGTCCTTCCCCATCGCCCTCGGCATCGCGATCGGCTCCAAGCTGTTCGCGCCGCGCATCAACCGGCTGCGCTCACGCCTGCGGGTCGCTTCCCCGCTCGAGTACCTGAAGAACCGCTACGACCTGAAGACCCAGCAGGCGCTCGCCTGGTCCGGGATGCTGCTGAAGATCGTGGACGTGGGCGCCAAGTGGGCCGCCATCGCCACCCTGCTGTCCGTCTTCACCGGCATCACCCTCAACCAGGGCATCCTCATCACGGGCGCCATCACCGCCGTGTACTGCACGATCGGCGGCCTGTGGGCGGACGCGCTCACCGAACTCGGCCAGTTCGTCATCCAGTTGCTGGCCGGTGTCGCGATGTTCGTGGCGGTCGTCCTGAAGCTGAACGACAAGGGCATCGGGTTCTTCGGCGCCTGGGACGAGCCGGCCCTCCAGGGCCACGGGAAACCGCTCGTCGGCCCGTACGGCACGGTCTTCCTGCTCGCCTTCCTCTTCATCAAGCTCTTCGAGTACAACGGCGGCATGCTCAACCAGGCCCAGCGGTACATGGCCACCGCCAACGCCCGGGAGGCCGAGCGGTCGGCACGGCTCTCGGCGGTGCTGTGGCTGGTGTGGCCGGTCGTGCTGTTCTTCCCCATGTGGATGTCACCGCTGCTGGTCACCGCGCAGAAGCCGGACGGCTCCGACTCCTACGGCCTGATGACCGAACAGCTCCTGCCGCACGGTCTGCTGGGCCTGGTCGTCGTCGGTTTCTTCTCGCACACCATGGCGATGTGCTCCTCCGACGCCAACGCGATCGCCGCCGTGTTCACCCGGGACTGCGCGCCGGTGGTGTGGCGCCGGGCCCGCACCTGGAGCCAGGGGCAGGGGCTGCGGGTCGCCCGGATCACGACCGTGGTCTTCCTCGGCCTGTCCATGGCGGCGGCCACCCAGGTCAACTCCCCCACCTTCAAGGACATCATCACCGTCGTCATCAAGTGGGTGGCCGGGCTCATGGGCCCGATGGCGATCCCGATGATGCTGGGCCTGCTGCGGCCGTTCCGCCGTTCCGGCCCGACCGCGGCCCTGGCCAGCTGGTCCATGGGGCTGCTGGCCTTCTACCTGGTCAACTACCCGATCGACGAGCGCGTGGACGGCGGGGTCCCGCTCCAGTACCAGGTCTCGATCCCGCTGGCCGTCTCCCTCGTCCTCTACATCCTCGTCGGCTTCATCAAGCCGGAGGACACCCCGGAGCGGCTCGCCCTCATCGAGAAGATCAACACGGACGGCGACTCCTCGGGCGCGGCGGCGGCCGTCCCGGGCCCGCGGGACGCCGTACCGGCACCCGCCAAGGACTGA
- a CDS encoding SDR family oxidoreductase → MSLLADRTVVVSGVGAGLGHQVAAAVVRDGGNAVLAARTEANLAKSAAEIDPDGTHTAWRATDITDEGQCEALAGVALERFGGIDAVIQVAAWDSYFGGLEDADFTTWQSVLDVNLLGSLRITRACLPGLKARGGSVVFIGTQSAVAAPSQVRQAAYAASKGALTSAMYSLARELGPHRVRVNTVLPGWMWGPPVQAYVHFTAATEGVPEGEVLARLTDRMALPELATDGDVADAAVFLASDRARAITGQSLLVNAGELMR, encoded by the coding sequence ATGTCACTGCTCGCGGACAGGACGGTCGTCGTCTCGGGGGTCGGGGCGGGCCTGGGCCACCAGGTCGCCGCGGCGGTCGTACGGGACGGGGGGAACGCCGTGCTGGCCGCGCGGACCGAGGCGAACCTCGCCAAGAGCGCGGCGGAGATCGATCCGGACGGGACGCACACCGCGTGGCGGGCGACCGACATCACCGACGAGGGGCAGTGCGAGGCGCTGGCGGGGGTGGCGCTGGAGCGGTTCGGGGGAATCGACGCGGTGATCCAGGTCGCCGCCTGGGACTCCTACTTCGGCGGACTCGAGGACGCGGACTTCACGACCTGGCAGTCGGTCCTCGACGTGAACCTGCTGGGCTCGCTGCGGATCACCCGGGCCTGTCTGCCCGGCCTCAAGGCGCGGGGCGGATCGGTGGTCTTCATCGGCACGCAGTCCGCGGTCGCGGCCCCCTCCCAGGTGCGGCAGGCGGCGTACGCGGCCTCCAAGGGCGCGCTGACGAGCGCGATGTACTCGCTGGCGCGGGAGCTCGGCCCGCACCGCGTCCGGGTCAACACGGTCCTGCCCGGCTGGATGTGGGGTCCTCCGGTCCAGGCCTACGTCCACTTCACCGCGGCGACGGAGGGCGTACCGGAGGGCGAGGTCCTCGCGCGCCTCACCGACCGGATGGCCCTGCCGGAGCTGGCCACGGACGGGGACGTCGCGGACGCGGCGGTGTTCCTGGCCTCGGACCGGGCGCGGGCGATCACCGGGCAGTCGTTGCTGGTCAACGCTGGGGAGCTGATGCGGTGA
- a CDS encoding MFS transporter, protein MATAEPTRADDTGPGPDTGPRIRVPAPQSGEHDHAAHDHDPHDHDPPDAVTAPTKASAEATAPQDPAKAWPRAALARLGGFLRRHLVLSVTALSGIVHLIWFFTFANSGGDLAAQDAWAEFVGRHPDSAYNLAWYGGMHPVSYSVISPYLMSVLGVRTTMMIAGTLSAGLLTLVLLRCRPVKNPVWPALAGVFALLCNAASGRVTFGLGNMFALAAVAVVFCWPYRWRYKRWAKALCAAPLAALATMGSPVAGLFVGIVAAALFLQKRRPGAWALGLAPTAVVAVSAWLFPFSGTQPMSIGSASLPFIYAAIVFFVVPHDWKTVRITAAVYGLGVLGVWLISSQIGSNITRLAMLFSGVVLAAALPFAVPRSRKWYVIVVASLGFVGWIGFKSVDDVIRTTPAASWARELAPLVNELQGVGAEKGRVEVVPARSHREASALAPYVNLARGWNRQADMERNPLFYDDTLNSANYHEWLQRWAVHYVVVPKEALDGDGGERERELIQRGLPYLEQIWGDADWQLFKVTDPAPLAEPHAVVQRAEQGEMTIDVKKAGRVLIRIPYSPWLSVVDAEGKSLKAPQETEASKHRAEGEPKSYTNVNGCLYETEEDPQGDKWTVLLAPKAGVYRLAAPYQLPRGTPCPDELKSP, encoded by the coding sequence GTGGCCACTGCGGAGCCGACACGCGCCGACGACACCGGTCCGGGCCCGGACACCGGCCCGCGCATCCGGGTGCCCGCACCCCAGTCCGGTGAGCACGACCATGCCGCCCACGACCATGACCCCCACGACCATGACCCACCCGACGCCGTGACGGCACCGACGAAGGCCTCGGCGGAGGCCACCGCGCCGCAGGACCCGGCGAAGGCGTGGCCGCGCGCCGCGCTCGCCCGCCTCGGCGGCTTCCTGCGCCGGCACCTGGTGCTCTCCGTCACCGCGCTGTCCGGGATCGTGCACCTCATCTGGTTCTTCACGTTCGCGAACAGCGGCGGCGATCTCGCGGCGCAGGACGCCTGGGCGGAGTTCGTCGGCCGGCACCCCGACTCCGCGTACAACCTCGCCTGGTACGGCGGGATGCACCCGGTGTCGTACAGCGTCATCTCGCCGTATCTGATGTCCGTCCTCGGCGTCCGTACGACGATGATGATCGCCGGCACCCTGTCGGCCGGCCTGCTCACACTCGTCCTGCTGCGCTGCCGCCCGGTGAAGAACCCGGTCTGGCCGGCGCTCGCCGGGGTCTTCGCCCTCCTGTGCAACGCCGCGTCCGGGCGGGTCACCTTCGGCCTCGGCAACATGTTCGCGCTCGCCGCCGTGGCCGTCGTGTTCTGCTGGCCGTACCGCTGGCGCTACAAACGCTGGGCGAAGGCGCTGTGCGCGGCCCCGCTCGCCGCGCTCGCCACGATGGGCTCGCCGGTGGCGGGGCTGTTCGTGGGCATCGTCGCGGCCGCGCTGTTCCTTCAGAAGCGGCGGCCCGGCGCCTGGGCCCTCGGTCTCGCGCCGACCGCCGTCGTCGCCGTCTCCGCCTGGCTGTTCCCCTTCTCCGGCACCCAGCCGATGTCGATCGGCTCGGCGTCACTGCCGTTCATCTACGCGGCGATCGTGTTCTTCGTCGTCCCGCACGACTGGAAGACCGTACGGATCACGGCGGCGGTGTACGGCCTCGGGGTGCTCGGGGTGTGGTTGATCAGCTCGCAGATCGGGTCCAACATCACCCGGCTCGCGATGCTGTTCTCGGGGGTGGTGCTGGCGGCCGCGCTGCCGTTCGCGGTGCCGCGCAGCCGCAAGTGGTACGTCATCGTCGTGGCGTCGCTCGGGTTCGTCGGCTGGATCGGCTTCAAGTCGGTCGACGACGTCATCCGTACGACCCCGGCGGCCTCCTGGGCGCGTGAGCTGGCGCCGCTCGTGAACGAACTGCAGGGCGTCGGCGCCGAGAAGGGCCGCGTCGAGGTCGTCCCGGCCCGCTCCCACCGCGAGGCCTCCGCGCTCGCGCCGTACGTCAACCTGGCCCGGGGCTGGAACCGGCAGGCCGACATGGAGCGCAACCCCCTCTTCTACGACGACACGCTGAACTCCGCGAACTACCACGAGTGGCTCCAGCGGTGGGCCGTGCACTACGTCGTCGTCCCCAAGGAGGCGCTGGACGGGGACGGCGGGGAACGGGAGCGGGAGCTGATCCAGCGGGGGCTGCCCTATCTGGAGCAGATCTGGGGCGACGCCGACTGGCAGCTCTTCAAGGTCACCGACCCGGCGCCGCTCGCCGAGCCCCACGCGGTCGTGCAGCGGGCCGAGCAGGGCGAGATGACGATCGACGTGAAGAAGGCGGGCCGGGTCCTGATCCGGATCCCGTACTCGCCGTGGCTGAGCGTCGTCGACGCGGAGGGCAAGAGCCTGAAGGCTCCGCAGGAGACGGAGGCGTCCAAGCACCGGGCGGAGGGCGAGCCGAAGTCCTACACGAACGTGAACGGGTGCCTGTACGAGACGGAGGAGGACCCGCAGGGGGACAAGTGGACGGTGCTGCTGGCCCCGAAGGCCGGGGTGTACCGGCTTGCCGCGCCGTACCAGTTGCCGCGCGGCACTCCGTGTCCCGACGAGTTGAAGTCACCCTGA
- a CDS encoding D-alanyl-D-alanine carboxypeptidase, with protein MAGESPDRSKQRESSAEPTSGSAGTVPEAREAREVRDPRVAVARESGAPASEAASRGGVDTATRVFSVRELEIEDPQDARPEVEDAVPEADGAEGVDGAAESAESPSGGSGSAGADSDASESHEDAEGASEGSAGDADENGGAGDAEDSTPDTSASEELEDAAGGEVRDEVQDEVQDAEIQDEIQDEVRDAAEIQDEIQDEIRDAAEIRDEVQDEVQDEDGDAGSEAEAESDTEPEAESEVEVEDEPDVEDEPEVEDEPESEDEPESEDEPESEDEPEVDESDGEADAEPDAVDAPSAKPVPKWASGSAKDDEREETAEDGDKADHSPVDQPTAIFKAPRPKPTVDQPTTMLKLGGALKPKPDETERDEPKADEPKASGKAAERSETPPPAERTSKFVALKPLDEPRPPKASGDITAVTALVPQIGPERTTQQPLPPKPPLDLLAELTNTPPPPPTPMRTLGRRVKIWTPLVILLAIVFAVVQAVRPLPATALTLTAKDAYTFEGGKLSLPWPDEGQGWMDVDGVGTMDSFGKQTPVAIGSVAKTMTAYVVLKDHPLKTGADGPSITVDATAEKEGGYNQSGESTLDSVKEGDKLTLQQALSAIMIPSANNIARLLARWDGGTEAAFVKKMNAAAKELGMSNTTYTDPSGLKETTVSTAEDQVKLGNAVVKIPALVAITSAASWTDPSGTNWPNYNELPFKMGAIGIKTGSTTAAGGNLLFAARKEVGGETVTVVGAILGQHKPTILKTVNEVSKTALSAAEDALTSAKILKKGDVVGYVDDKLGGHTPVVVTKDVTAVGWAGLTVRLRFAADEVPHTAKAGTQVGTLTVGDGTGGAVKVPVALESDLVEPGLPDKLTRLS; from the coding sequence GTGGCGGGCGAGTCCCCCGACAGGTCGAAGCAGCGCGAGTCGTCGGCGGAACCGACGTCGGGGAGCGCGGGTACGGTTCCCGAGGCACGCGAGGCCCGCGAGGTTCGCGATCCGCGGGTCGCCGTGGCCCGGGAGAGCGGAGCCCCGGCTTCTGAGGCCGCCTCACGGGGCGGTGTGGACACGGCGACTCGGGTCTTCTCCGTACGCGAACTGGAGATCGAGGACCCTCAGGACGCTCGTCCGGAGGTCGAGGACGCGGTTCCCGAGGCCGACGGTGCCGAGGGCGTGGACGGCGCCGCGGAAAGCGCTGAGAGCCCTTCTGGGGGCTCCGGGTCCGCCGGGGCCGACTCCGACGCCTCCGAGAGCCACGAGGACGCCGAGGGCGCCTCGGAGGGCTCCGCGGGCGACGCCGACGAGAACGGCGGCGCGGGAGATGCGGAGGACTCCACTCCGGACACCTCCGCGTCAGAGGAGCTCGAGGACGCGGCCGGGGGTGAGGTCCGGGACGAGGTCCAGGACGAGGTCCAGGACGCCGAGATCCAGGACGAGATCCAGGACGAGGTCCGAGACGCAGCCGAGATCCAGGACGAGATCCAGGACGAGATCCGGGACGCGGCCGAGATCCGGGACGAGGTTCAGGACGAGGTTCAGGACGAGGACGGTGACGCCGGCTCCGAGGCCGAGGCTGAGTCCGACACCGAGCCCGAGGCCGAATCCGAGGTCGAGGTCGAGGACGAGCCTGACGTCGAGGACGAACCCGAGGTCGAGGACGAGCCCGAGAGCGAGGACGAGCCCGAGAGCGAGGACGAGCCCGAGAGCGAGGACGAGCCCGAGGTCGACGAGAGCGACGGCGAGGCGGACGCCGAGCCGGACGCCGTCGACGCTCCTTCCGCCAAGCCCGTCCCCAAGTGGGCCTCCGGTTCCGCCAAGGACGACGAGCGGGAGGAGACGGCGGAGGACGGCGACAAGGCCGACCACTCCCCCGTCGACCAGCCCACCGCCATCTTCAAGGCCCCGCGCCCCAAGCCCACGGTCGACCAGCCGACCACCATGCTCAAGCTGGGCGGGGCCCTCAAGCCGAAGCCGGACGAGACCGAGCGGGACGAGCCGAAGGCCGACGAGCCGAAGGCTTCCGGCAAGGCGGCCGAGAGGTCCGAGACGCCTCCCCCCGCCGAGCGGACCAGCAAGTTCGTCGCACTCAAGCCGCTCGACGAGCCGCGCCCGCCCAAGGCGTCCGGGGACATCACGGCCGTCACCGCGCTGGTGCCGCAGATCGGCCCCGAGCGGACGACCCAGCAGCCGCTGCCGCCGAAGCCGCCGCTGGACCTGCTGGCGGAGCTGACCAACACCCCGCCGCCCCCTCCGACCCCGATGCGCACGCTCGGCCGGCGGGTCAAGATCTGGACGCCGCTGGTCATCCTGCTGGCGATCGTGTTTGCAGTCGTGCAGGCCGTCCGCCCGCTCCCGGCGACCGCGCTGACGCTCACCGCGAAGGACGCGTACACCTTCGAGGGCGGCAAGCTCTCCCTGCCGTGGCCGGACGAGGGCCAGGGCTGGATGGACGTCGACGGCGTCGGCACGATGGACAGCTTCGGCAAGCAGACGCCCGTCGCCATCGGCTCGGTGGCCAAGACGATGACCGCGTACGTCGTCCTCAAGGACCACCCCCTCAAGACGGGCGCCGACGGTCCGAGCATCACCGTCGACGCCACCGCCGAGAAGGAGGGCGGCTACAACCAGAGCGGCGAGTCCACCCTCGACAGCGTCAAGGAGGGCGACAAGCTCACCCTCCAGCAGGCCCTCTCGGCAATCATGATCCCGTCCGCCAACAACATCGCCCGGCTGCTGGCCCGCTGGGACGGGGGCACGGAGGCCGCGTTCGTCAAGAAGATGAACGCCGCCGCCAAGGAGCTCGGGATGTCGAACACGACGTACACCGACCCCTCCGGGCTGAAGGAGACCACCGTCTCCACCGCCGAGGACCAGGTGAAGCTCGGCAACGCGGTCGTGAAGATCCCGGCGCTCGTGGCGATCACCAGCGCGGCGAGCTGGACGGACCCCTCCGGCACCAACTGGCCCAACTACAACGAGCTCCCCTTCAAGATGGGCGCGATCGGCATCAAGACCGGCTCCACCACCGCGGCCGGCGGCAACCTGCTCTTCGCCGCCCGCAAGGAGGTCGGCGGTGAGACGGTCACCGTCGTCGGCGCGATCCTCGGCCAGCACAAGCCGACCATCCTCAAGACGGTCAACGAGGTCAGCAAGACGGCCCTGTCCGCCGCGGAGGACGCGCTGACCTCGGCGAAGATCCTGAAGAAGGGCGATGTCGTCGGGTACGTGGACGACAAGCTCGGCGGCCACACCCCGGTCGTCGTCACCAAGGACGTCACGGCGGTCGGCTGGGCCGGTCTGACCGTGCGGCTGAGGTTCGCCGCCGACGAGGTCCCGCACACCGCGAAGGCCGGCACCCAGGTGGGCACGCTCACCGTCGGGGACGGCACCGGCGGCGCCGTGAAGGTGCCGGTCGCCCTGGAGAGCGATCTCGTCGAGCCGGGCCTCCCGGACAAGCTGACCCGTCTGAGCTGA
- a CDS encoding GOLPH3/VPS74 family protein: MGRSRRTIPEELLLLALDPTTGTTAQPQSLDLGLAGAQLVELALAGRIAPDGDRIAVVSPRPTGDPTLDCALELLRRRGAPVRAVHWIGGPRLGLRQTYLSHLERCGMVHAVAGQMCGVLPTTRYQATDTEISREIRARLDSAIRTGVPPDPRTAALAALAHAVGLGKHLYPGNEGRSSRSRLRDLIRHDPMGGLVAHAVMDVQNGAAAQPRRSPAAPAGRQTGPGGRPVPEPARGVPAQPRRGPMARVVAH, translated from the coding sequence ATGGGCAGGAGCCGCAGAACGATTCCGGAAGAGCTTCTTCTGCTGGCGTTGGACCCGACCACGGGTACCACCGCACAGCCGCAGTCGCTCGACCTTGGTCTGGCCGGAGCACAGCTAGTGGAGCTGGCGCTGGCCGGACGGATAGCCCCGGACGGGGATCGTATCGCCGTGGTGTCCCCACGGCCGACAGGAGATCCAACACTGGACTGCGCGTTGGAGTTGCTGCGAAGGCGTGGCGCTCCGGTACGGGCCGTCCACTGGATCGGCGGGCCGCGTCTCGGGCTTCGCCAGACCTACCTCTCGCATCTGGAGCGGTGCGGCATGGTGCATGCCGTGGCGGGTCAGATGTGCGGGGTGCTGCCGACCACTCGCTACCAGGCGACGGACACCGAGATCAGCCGGGAGATCAGGGCCCGGCTGGACTCCGCGATCCGCACCGGCGTACCGCCGGACCCGCGGACCGCGGCGCTCGCCGCACTGGCGCACGCGGTCGGCCTCGGCAAGCACCTGTACCCGGGGAACGAGGGACGCTCGTCCCGCTCCCGGCTGCGGGACCTGATCAGGCACGACCCCATGGGCGGTCTCGTCGCGCACGCCGTGATGGACGTCCAGAACGGTGCGGCGGCCCAGCCGCGCCGCAGCCCGGCGGCCCCGGCCGGCCGGCAGACCGGACCGGGCGGACGGCCCGTACCGGAACCCGCCCGTGGAGTTCCGGCACAACCGCGCCGCGGCCCGATGGCGCGTGTCGTGGCCCACTGA
- a CDS encoding helix-turn-helix domain-containing protein, producing the protein MTSNVNPTVRRRRLGQELRRLREEKGMTAEQVAERLLVSQSKISRLENGRRSISQRDVRDLCGVYEVEDQRMVESLMEMAKDSRQQGWWHAFGDIPYSVYIGLETDAESLRVYEPQTVTGLLQTRAYAEAIIRGALPERPEAEVDKRVQVRLRRQERITNEDGPLRLWVVLDEAALRRVVGSRLVMREQLEHLAEMSRLPHVTVQVLPFEVGAHPGLNGQYTILEFADASDSSVVYIEGVTSDLYLEKAYDVQQYSVMYEHLRAQALNVEHSRRVIDDLAKDYAR; encoded by the coding sequence GTGACGTCCAATGTCAATCCCACGGTCAGGCGACGCCGGTTGGGCCAGGAACTGCGCCGGCTCCGTGAGGAGAAGGGCATGACGGCCGAACAGGTCGCCGAGCGCCTGCTCGTGTCCCAGTCGAAGATCAGCCGTCTCGAGAACGGCCGGCGCAGCATCAGCCAGCGTGATGTGCGCGACCTCTGCGGAGTCTACGAGGTCGAGGACCAGCGCATGGTCGAATCGCTGATGGAAATGGCGAAGGACTCCCGGCAGCAGGGCTGGTGGCATGCCTTCGGCGACATTCCCTACAGCGTGTACATCGGCCTGGAGACCGACGCCGAGTCGCTGCGGGTGTACGAACCCCAGACCGTCACCGGCCTGTTGCAGACCCGGGCGTACGCCGAGGCCATCATCCGGGGCGCGTTGCCCGAGCGGCCGGAGGCCGAGGTCGACAAGCGGGTGCAGGTGCGGCTGCGGCGGCAGGAACGAATCACCAACGAGGACGGCCCGCTGCGGCTGTGGGTGGTGCTGGACGAGGCGGCCCTGCGCCGGGTGGTCGGCAGCCGGCTGGTGATGCGTGAGCAACTGGAGCACCTCGCCGAGATGTCGAGGCTTCCGCATGTCACCGTGCAGGTGCTGCCGTTCGAGGTCGGCGCCCATCCCGGCCTCAACGGCCAGTACACGATCCTGGAGTTCGCCGACGCCTCCGACTCCAGCGTGGTCTACATCGAGGGCGTGACGAGCGATCTGTACCTGGAGAAGGCGTACGACGTCCAGCAGTACTCGGTGATGTACGAGCACCTGCGGGCGCAGGCGCTGAACGTGGAGCACTCGCGCCGGGTCATCGACGACCTGGCGAAGGATTACGCGCGATGA
- a CDS encoding DUF397 domain-containing protein, with amino-acid sequence MAIRLGATETWTTSSYTNGNGACVMVRSTILETLELGDTKIPEGPKLAFPAGAWNAFVASVKE; translated from the coding sequence ATGGCAATTCGTCTGGGCGCCACGGAAACGTGGACGACGTCCTCCTACACCAACGGCAACGGCGCCTGTGTGATGGTCAGGTCGACCATCCTCGAGACGCTGGAGCTCGGGGACACCAAGATCCCCGAGGGTCCCAAGCTGGCCTTCCCGGCCGGCGCGTGGAACGCCTTCGTGGCGTCGGTGAAGGAGTAG
- a CDS encoding MerR family transcriptional regulator, protein MTEDDQVNVRDDDELLTIGAFAARARLTAKALRLYDRLGLLAPARVDEVSGYRYYRAGQVDRARLVAMLRQLDMPLARIAEVVETGGAEGADRLAAYWAEAEARFAARRTLAEYLRGRLSGRNSEMYEKFEVAIVDLPEQVIITETRHVLADELPAWIPAALGRLEAAADACGGTTGAPFVAYHAEVSMESDGPAESCVPVADEAAARAWAAAQGRSRGTEVRVEPARRLAYTRISKAQVAHPQIIAAFEAVEAWMRREGWEYDGPCREIYFADWDAAGPGDPVCDVAFPVRRG, encoded by the coding sequence GTGACGGAGGATGACCAGGTGAACGTACGCGACGACGACGAACTGCTGACCATCGGCGCGTTCGCCGCGCGGGCCCGCCTCACGGCCAAGGCGCTGCGTCTCTACGACCGCCTCGGCCTGTTGGCCCCGGCCCGGGTCGACGAGGTCAGCGGCTACCGCTACTACCGCGCCGGCCAGGTGGACCGGGCCCGGCTGGTGGCGATGCTGCGGCAGCTCGACATGCCGCTGGCCCGGATCGCGGAGGTGGTCGAGACCGGTGGCGCCGAGGGCGCCGACCGGCTCGCCGCCTACTGGGCGGAGGCCGAGGCCCGGTTCGCCGCCCGGCGCACGCTCGCCGAGTACCTCCGTGGACGACTGTCGGGGAGGAACTCCGAGATGTACGAGAAGTTCGAGGTCGCGATCGTCGACCTGCCCGAGCAGGTGATCATCACCGAGACGCGGCATGTGCTGGCGGACGAGCTGCCCGCCTGGATCCCCGCCGCCCTCGGCCGGCTGGAGGCGGCGGCGGACGCGTGCGGGGGTACCACCGGCGCGCCGTTCGTGGCGTATCACGCCGAGGTGTCCATGGAGAGCGACGGACCGGCGGAGTCCTGTGTGCCGGTCGCCGACGAGGCGGCGGCCCGGGCCTGGGCGGCCGCCCAGGGGCGTTCCCGGGGGACCGAGGTCCGGGTGGAGCCGGCCCGGCGGTTGGCGTACACCCGGATCAGCAAGGCGCAGGTCGCCCACCCGCAGATCATCGCCGCGTTCGAGGCGGTGGAGGCGTGGATGAGGCGGGAGGGCTGGGAGTACGACGGCCCGTGCCGTGAGATCTACTTCGCCGACTGGGACGCGGCCGGGCCCGGGGACCCGGTGTGCGACGTGGCGTTCCCCGTCAGGCGCGGTTAG